GAAGAACTTTTTACTGAAATATGGTCATTATATCCTGCTAATTGCATTAATAGCAGGTATATATTCGCGTATTGTGAAACATGACTTTTTATACTTCTGGGACGACTAAGGGGGAATAAAAATATGAAGGAAATATTAGGAATATCAATTGTTTTGCTTTTTCTTTTGTTTGGATGTAAAGAAAAGACCAGTCGTATTTTAGAAGATAAAATATATGTGGTTGATGTTAATGTGTCTGATGATATGAAAAACATAGGAGATACAGGCACAGAATATTTTATAGACTGCCAATTTATTCAGTTAGATACTGATACTAATAATGTTATTGGTGAGGTGAGTAAAATTATAGTAACAGATGGAAGGATATATATTTTAGATACTTTTAAAGCTCAGTCGGTTTTTATTTTTGATACTACAGGAAAATATATAAATAAAATATATCGTCAAGGAAAAGGTCCAGGAGAATATCTTCAAGTAACCGATATTTTTTATGATGAGAGAGAAAAAACTATTAATTTATTAGACTCTCGAGGAAAAATTTTAATTTTTAATAAAGATGGAAATGTGTATAAGAAAGAGATAAATTTTCGATTTTATGCTTTCAATTTTCAAAAAGATATAAATGGGAATTATATATTTAATTCTAAAAATAATCCGTTTTCATCTTTTAATGATAAGATAACAGTATTTTCCTCCACTCAAAAAAAGATGTATTCGGCTTTTCCTATTTCAGAGGAATGGAAATACAAATCTTCGGGTATTGAAAATGAATTAATAAAATCCGGAGAACAAATTTTTTATATTCCTCAATTAGAAACAGATGTATATAAAATAACTTCTGATTCAGTACAATTGAAGTACCACTATAATTTTGGTAAATATAATTTCCCTGATCAATATAAAAATCCGAAATACATATTTCCACCCCATCCAATAAGTTTAGTTAATTACATTTTAGAATTAAAGTTGTTTTGTGAAACGAAAAAGTACCTTTTAGCGAAATTTTTATTTCATGGTCAGTATCGCATAAATATATATGATAAACAAAAAAGAAAATCGTATTCTTATAATTTGATAGATAATCCTTTAATAGAACCTATTAGTTTTGGAGATATTATAGCAATGAATGATGATTTTATTATAACTATGCATAGTGCTAATGATGTTTTTAATATGATTCACAATGAAGAGTTACAAGTAAAATATAAAGATGGAATACAAAAAATTAAAAATCAATTATCTCGTCCTCTTAACGAAGATGATAATCCGATTTTGTGTATATATCGACTAAAAAAGTGAAGAAAATGTCTATGGTAGAATTGTTTTATTTGATGTTTAATAATTTAATATGAATAATATATGAAAGGATTTAAAATTGTAGTAGGATGTATGGCTTACATACTATTAAGTTGTACGGGAACGAAAACTGATCTTTCCGAAAACAAAGTATGCAACATAAATGTGGATGTGAAGGATTATTGTAATGAGATAGGAGAGACGGGGGCTATTTATTTTGAGAATTGTCGTTATGTACAATTGGAAACTGATACTAACAGTATGATTGGGGAAGTAACAAAGTTGATATTAACAAAAGACAGAATTTATATCTTAGATATGTTTAAAGCAAAGTCTGTTTTTATTTTTGATAGTAATGGAGCCTATATAAATAAAATCTTTCGTTTTGGACAAGGTGCTGAAGAATATCTTCAGTTGACTGACATTTTCTATAATGAAAAAGAAGAAACTATTAACTTATCTGATATAAGAGGAAAAATTATGTCTTTTGACAAAGATGGACATATGGTAAAAAAGCAGATAAAGTTTCCTTTACGTATTTTCAATATGGAACAAGATAAAAATGGGAATTATATACTTAATTCCAAGAACACTTCATCTCCTTCTTTCCCAGAGAGTATAAATGTTTTTTCTCCGGCTCAAGAAAAAATTTATTCCGCTTTTCCTATTCAGCCGGAATGGGAATCTAAGGTTGTAAAATCAAATAGTGACTTTTCTTATTTTGCAGGAGATATTTTTTATACTCCTCAATTAACTACCGATGTATATAAGTTAGGTTTGGATTCTGTCTCCCAGGTTTATCATTATAATTTTGGAGAACACACTTTTCCGGATGAATATAAGACGCCGGAATATTTTTTACCTTCTAATAAAAAGGATCTTATGAATTATGTTAAACAGCTAGATAATTTTTGCGAAACTAAAAAGTATCTCTTTGCTTTATTTGTCCTAAAAGGACAAAAGTATATGAATATATATGACAAAATAAAAGAAAGCTCTAAAACACATCATCTCTCAGGTAATCCGATAGATTTTGGAGGATTCGGAGAAATTATCTCGTTTACAGAAAACAGTATAGTAACTATCCAAGATCCTAATTATTATCTGGGTAGGTTTGATGATAAAGAATTGTTAGCTGAGCGAGGACCAGAAATACAAAAATTAAAAGATAAATTTACTCGTCCTTTAAAAGAAGATGATAACCCTATTTTATGTATATATAAAATTAAAGACTAACTGTATGATGGGAAAATGGCTAATGGTACTTACATATACTTATATTTTGATATCTTAAAACAAATATTCGCTACCAGCCAAATTTAGAACTCTTGCCTGTCTTTAAAATTTGTTCTACATTGAATACGAAAAAAGCATAATGAATGAATAGAAAAATGATACTATTATTAGGAGCGGGACTTTCCTTGTTTCCTCCTGCACATTCTTCTCTTTATTGCGGATTGGAAACAGCAATAACTTCTCATGTAGCCTCTCCGGAAAAGATCAAAGGTAAAGTCACGGATAAAGAGGGGACACCTATTCCGTTTGCCCTCATAGCCGAACTGATCGATATATATAGCAACAATATGGTTGAGAGCGACAGTACCGGATATTTTGAAATTGAAGTAGAAACCGGCTCTTCTCTTGTTGTATCGGCTGTGGGTTATCTACCACTCGAACTAAAACACACTGAATATGAAAAAGGAAAACAGTTAAACATCACGCTGGATATGAATCCCGACTTCGCAATAGAAGATGTTGTTGTTACCGCCCAGCGCAAGATAGTCGTAACTACACCTACAGGATTGATTTATAACATGAATGAAAATCCGTTGAAAACCGATGATGCACTCGAAGCCTTACGGTTTGTTCCTATGATGATGGTGAAAGACGATCTGCCCTCTGTTGTTGGTAAAGGAGTTCCTGTTGTTTATGTAAACAATCGGAAATTAAAACTTTCCGGCCAATCATTGACAGCTTATTTAAGATCTTTGCCGGCCAAAAACATAGAAACAGTAGAAATCATCCGCAACCCAGGTGCTCGCTATGAAGGAGCTG
This genomic interval from Parabacteroides pacaensis contains the following:
- a CDS encoding 6-bladed beta-propeller, which produces MKGFKIVVGCMAYILLSCTGTKTDLSENKVCNINVDVKDYCNEIGETGAIYFENCRYVQLETDTNSMIGEVTKLILTKDRIYILDMFKAKSVFIFDSNGAYINKIFRFGQGAEEYLQLTDIFYNEKEETINLSDIRGKIMSFDKDGHMVKKQIKFPLRIFNMEQDKNGNYILNSKNTSSPSFPESINVFSPAQEKIYSAFPIQPEWESKVVKSNSDFSYFAGDIFYTPQLTTDVYKLGLDSVSQVYHYNFGEHTFPDEYKTPEYFLPSNKKDLMNYVKQLDNFCETKKYLFALFVLKGQKYMNIYDKIKESSKTHHLSGNPIDFGGFGEIISFTENSIVTIQDPNYYLGRFDDKELLAERGPEIQKLKDKFTRPLKEDDNPILCIYKIKD
- a CDS encoding 6-bladed beta-propeller, whose protein sequence is MKEILGISIVLLFLLFGCKEKTSRILEDKIYVVDVNVSDDMKNIGDTGTEYFIDCQFIQLDTDTNNVIGEVSKIIVTDGRIYILDTFKAQSVFIFDTTGKYINKIYRQGKGPGEYLQVTDIFYDEREKTINLLDSRGKILIFNKDGNVYKKEINFRFYAFNFQKDINGNYIFNSKNNPFSSFNDKITVFSSTQKKMYSAFPISEEWKYKSSGIENELIKSGEQIFYIPQLETDVYKITSDSVQLKYHYNFGKYNFPDQYKNPKYIFPPHPISLVNYILELKLFCETKKYLLAKFLFHGQYRINIYDKQKRKSYSYNLIDNPLIEPISFGDIIAMNDDFIITMHSANDVFNMIHNEELQVKYKDGIQKIKNQLSRPLNEDDNPILCIYRLKK